The Erythrolamprus reginae isolate rEryReg1 chromosome 3, rEryReg1.hap1, whole genome shotgun sequence genome contains a region encoding:
- the MAFA gene encoding transcription factor MafA translates to MASELALSGAELPTSPLAIEYVNDFDLMKFEVKKEPAEAERFCHRLPPPGSLSSTPLSTPCSSVPSSPSFGAPSPGGQPVPGGLAVPTGPAAGGGGGSGGHLGPGKAAAAAAAQLEDLYWMSSYQHHLNPEALNLTPEDAVEALIGAPHHPAAAAHHHHHGHHGGPGGGGAAPGGFDGFRGQAFPGEELAPASNGAHAHPALAHHHHHHGPAGGGAHHHHHGHHHGHHHHHHAGHLHAARLEERFSDEQLVSMSVRELNRQLRGFSKEEVIRLKQKRRTLKNRGYAQSCRYKRVQQRHILENEKCQLQGQVEQLKLEVTRLAKERDLYKEKYEKLAGRAFPGGPPAPPNGAREPPPPGPTKPADYFL, encoded by the coding sequence ATGGCCTCGGAGCTGGCCCTGAGCGGGGCCGAGCTGCCCACCAGCCCGCTGGCCATCGAGTACGTCAACGACTTCGACCTGATGAAGTTCGAGGTGAAGAAAGAGCCGGCCGAGGCGGAGCGCTTCTGCCACCGCCTGCCGCCGCCGGGCTCCCTCTCCTCCACGCCGCTCAGCACCCCCTGCTCCTCCGTGCCCTCCTCGCCCAGCTTCGGCGCCCCCAGCCCCGGAGGGCAGCCCGTGCCCGGCGGCCTCGCAGTCCCGACGGGCCCcgccgcaggaggaggaggaggaagcggcgGCCACCTCGGGCCGggcaaggcggcggcggcggcggcggcgcagCTGGAGGATCTCTACTGGATGTCCAGCTACCAGCACCACCTCAACCCCGAGGCGCTTAACTTGACCCCCGAGGACGCCGTCGAGGCGCTGATCGGAGCCCCCCACCACCCGGCCGCCGctgcccaccaccaccaccacgggCACCACGGCGGGCCGGGAGGCGGCGGCGCAGCCCCCGGGGGCTTCGACGGCTTCCGCGGGCAGGCGTTCCCGGGCGAGGAGCTGGCGCCCGCTTCCAACGGCGCCCACGCGCACCCGGCTTTggcgcaccaccaccaccaccacgggCCGGCCGGGGGCGGcgcgcaccaccaccaccatggcCACCACCACgggcatcaccaccaccaccacgcgGGGCACCTGCACGCGGCCCGGCTGGAGGAGCGCTTCTCGGACGAGCAGCTGGTCTCCATGTCGGTGCGCGAGCTGAACCGGCAGCTGCGCGGCTTCAGCAAAGAGGAGGTGATCCGGTTGAAGCAGAAGCGCCGCACGCTCAAGAACCGCGGCTACGCCCAGTCCTGCCGCTACAAGCGGGTGCAGCAGCGGCACATCCTGGAGAACGAGAAGTGCCAGCTCCAGGGGCAGGTGGAGCAGCTCAAGCTGGAGGTGACGCGCCTGGCCAAGGAGCGCGACCTCTACAAGGAGAAGTACGAGAAGCTGGCCGGGCGCGCCTTCCCCGGGGGACCCCCCGCGCCCCCCAACGGCGCCCGGGAACCCCCGCCCCCAGGCCCCACCAAGCCGGCGGACTACTTCCTGTGA